One Campylobacter sputorum subsp. sputorum DNA segment encodes these proteins:
- a CDS encoding Do family serine endopeptidase, producing the protein MKKTIFLSLVTACILNAGNIKFNEASPSPDRVEPGYNPNTILSYHDSVKDVKQSVVNISTKKTIKDNGNMPFSHMFNDPFLKEFFGFNFGIPQERNRSTSSLGSGVIISSDGYIVTNNHVIADADEIVVTTMYGNNEYKAKVIGADAKTDLAVIKIEAKDLKAISFADSSYLMEGDVVFAVGNPFGVGGTITQGIVSALNKNNIGLNQYENFIQTDASINPGNSGGALVDSRGALVGINSAILSRNGDNNGIGFAIPSNMVKNIAQRLIVDGKIDRGYIGVMISNLTSDQKEVYKNKEGALISSVEKDMPGDKAGLKRGDLIIKVNDKDIKDASTLTNLIGSLDPNTKIDIKYERMGKEYTTKLKLANMNDSASNSGAKAGFSSNSILEGLSIVNLTDEYRAKYRIPSDASGVLVTDVKSDSKAENLGFMNGDLIIQVGDKNIKNIEDFNSVMKENDGDKVLVWINRRGVYRGLVIK; encoded by the coding sequence ATGAAAAAAACTATTTTTTTATCACTTGTGACCGCTTGTATTTTAAATGCAGGAAATATAAAATTTAATGAAGCTTCCCCATCTCCAGATAGAGTTGAACCAGGATATAATCCAAATACCATACTTTCATATCATGATTCTGTAAAAGATGTTAAACAATCAGTTGTAAATATCTCTACTAAAAAAACTATAAAAGATAATGGAAATATGCCGTTTTCTCATATGTTTAATGATCCATTTTTAAAGGAATTTTTTGGATTTAATTTTGGTATCCCGCAAGAGAGAAATAGAAGCACCTCTTCTTTGGGAAGTGGAGTTATAATTTCAAGTGATGGATATATTGTTACAAATAATCATGTAATTGCCGATGCTGATGAGATAGTAGTAACAACAATGTATGGAAATAACGAGTATAAAGCAAAAGTTATAGGTGCTGATGCTAAAACCGATCTTGCTGTTATTAAAATAGAAGCAAAAGATTTAAAAGCTATATCTTTTGCTGATTCATCTTATTTAATGGAAGGCGATGTTGTATTTGCTGTTGGAAATCCTTTTGGAGTTGGAGGAACTATCACTCAAGGAATAGTCTCTGCTTTAAATAAAAATAATATTGGCTTAAATCAATACGAAAATTTCATTCAAACTGATGCTTCTATAAATCCTGGTAATTCTGGTGGAGCTCTGGTTGATAGTAGAGGTGCTTTGGTTGGTATAAACTCAGCAATACTTAGTAGAAATGGCGATAATAACGGCATAGGATTTGCAATACCTTCAAATATGGTAAAAAATATCGCACAAAGACTTATCGTTGATGGAAAGATAGATCGTGGATATATAGGTGTAATGATATCAAATTTAACAAGCGATCAAAAAGAAGTATATAAAAATAAAGAAGGAGCCTTGATATCTAGCGTAGAAAAAGATATGCCCGGTGATAAAGCCGGATTAAAAAGAGGCGATTTGATAATAAAAGTAAATGATAAAGATATAAAAGATGCATCAACTCTTACAAATTTAATCGGCTCACTAGATCCAAATACGAAAATAGACATAAAATATGAAAGAATGGGTAAAGAATATACCACTAAACTGAAATTAGCAAATATGAATGATTCTGCTTCTAATTCTGGAGCAAAAGCTGGTTTTAGCTCAAATTCTATATTAGAAGGACTTAGTATTGTAAATTTAACAGATGAATATCGTGCCAAATATCGTATCCCAAGCGATGCAAGCGGTGTTTTAGTAACTGATGTTAAATCTGATTCTAAAGCTGAAAATTTAGGCTTTATGAATGGGGATTTGATTATACAAGTTGGTGATAAAAATATTAAAAATATAGAAGATTTTAACTCTGTTATGAAAGAAAACGACGGCGATAAAGTTCTTGTTTGGATAAATAGAAGAGGCGTATATAGGGGTCTTGTTATAAAATAG
- the metF gene encoding methylenetetrahydrofolate reductase [NAD(P)H], with translation MTLSFEIFPPRKNDNVEKIYDTLEALKDLDPDFISVTFGAAGSKNSTNTLDIATLVKDKYKTKSIVHLPCIHKNKDEILQILQECKKRGLNDILALRGDEVENEKVSEDFSYASDLVKFIKQNGNFTIYGACYPEKHKNSKDFVEDIKNLKIKVDAGVSTLLTQLFFDNEDFYKFRQNCDLANINAKICAGIMPVTNKRQILKITSLCGAKIPPKFVRILDKYQDDEKAMFDAGIAYAIDQIVDLVTYGVDGIHLYTMNNAKVAIKIYDAIKSLFQREIK, from the coding sequence ATGACCCTCTCTTTTGAAATTTTTCCACCTCGTAAAAACGATAATGTTGAAAAAATTTATGATACATTAGAAGCATTAAAGGATTTAGATCCGGATTTTATAAGCGTAACTTTTGGTGCAGCTGGTTCTAAAAATTCAACAAATACTTTAGATATTGCAACTCTTGTAAAAGATAAATACAAGACAAAAAGTATAGTTCATTTGCCTTGTATTCACAAAAATAAAGATGAAATTTTACAAATTTTGCAAGAGTGTAAAAAGCGTGGATTAAATGATATTTTGGCTCTAAGAGGTGATGAAGTAGAAAATGAAAAAGTAAGCGAAGATTTTTCATATGCAAGCGACTTAGTTAAATTTATAAAACAAAATGGAAATTTTACGATATATGGTGCTTGTTATCCGGAAAAACATAAAAATTCAAAAGATTTTGTAGAAGATATAAAAAATCTTAAAATTAAAGTTGATGCCGGAGTTAGCACGCTTTTAACGCAGTTATTTTTTGATAATGAAGATTTTTATAAATTTAGACAAAATTGTGATTTAGCAAATATAAATGCGAAAATTTGTGCTGGAATTATGCCTGTTACAAATAAGCGTCAAATTTTGAAAATAACTTCACTTTGTGGAGCAAAAATACCACCTAAATTTGTTAGAATTTTAGATAAATATCAAGATGATGAAAAAGCTATGTTTGATGCTGGAATTGCATACGCGATAGATCAAATTGTAGATTTAGTAACTTATGGAGTTGATGGAATTCATCTTTATACTATGAATAATGCAAAAGTAGCTATAAAAATTTATGATGCTATAAAATCTCTTTTTCAAAGAGAGATAAAGTAG
- the metE gene encoding 5-methyltetrahydropteroyltriglutamate--homocysteine S-methyltransferase has translation MQNSVISYPRIGAKRELKFGVEKYFKDEISQTELLDLAKNLRKTHWLSQKNAGIDFISSNDFSFYDNILDCANTFNVISDKYKKLNLNEIDEYFAQARGYQGKNGDEKALAMKKWFNTNYHYLVPECDNTNISVNDTKIISQYKEAKELGIETKPVISGIFTFYKLINFKNEDIKLKVKDKLKKAYTELLNNLEKSSVKLVQFDEPYLVSDLNQDDISLFKEFYEEILNNKNSVKILLQTYFGDVRDIYVDLINLNFDAIGLDFIEGKKSLELLKKYNFPDNITLFAGVVNGKNIYKNNYEKTINLLKEIQKYAKNVVINTSCSLLHVPYTTQNETNLDEKYLEHFSFAIEKLQELKDLKEIINSNQISSHAAFVSNKNLFQKETNRTNQSVQSRIKNLKDSDFVRLPEFSQREKLQKQSLNLPLLPTTTIGSFPQTPDIRSNRLAYKKGEISAQNYLTFHQLKIKECIELQEEIGLDVLVHGESERNDMVEYFGQSLDGFLFTTNGWVQSYGTRCVKPPLIWGDVSRNKPITVSWAKYAQSLSEKYVKGMLTGPVTILNWSFPREDISLKDSTLQIALAIRDEVLDLEKEGIKIIQIDEAALREKLPLRKSDWHSEYLDWAIPAFNLVHSGVKPETQIHTHMCYSEFRDIIKEIDAMDADVISFEAARSNLELLDTLKKVNFKTQVGPGIYDIHSPRVPSVEELKSVITKILEKLPKEKVWINPDCGLKTRGYKEVVASLKNLVSATKQIRG, from the coding sequence ATGCAAAATTCGGTGATTTCTTATCCTAGAATAGGTGCAAAAAGAGAGTTAAAATTTGGAGTTGAAAAATATTTTAAAGATGAAATTAGTCAAACAGAACTTTTAGATTTGGCTAAAAATTTACGCAAAACACACTGGTTGAGTCAAAAAAATGCCGGTATTGACTTTATAAGTTCAAATGATTTTTCATTTTATGACAATATCCTTGATTGTGCTAATACTTTTAATGTTATTAGTGATAAATATAAAAAACTAAATCTCAATGAAATAGATGAATATTTTGCACAAGCAAGAGGCTATCAAGGTAAAAACGGAGATGAAAAAGCTCTTGCAATGAAAAAATGGTTTAATACAAACTATCATTATTTGGTTCCAGAATGCGATAATACAAACATATCTGTAAATGATACAAAAATCATAAGCCAATACAAAGAAGCAAAAGAGTTAGGAATTGAAACAAAACCTGTTATTAGCGGTATTTTCACATTTTATAAGCTTATAAATTTTAAAAATGAAGATATAAAGCTAAAAGTAAAAGACAAACTTAAAAAGGCTTATACAGAGCTTTTAAACAACTTAGAAAAATCTAGTGTAAAACTAGTTCAATTCGATGAGCCATATTTAGTAAGTGATTTAAATCAAGATGATATATCTTTGTTTAAAGAATTTTATGAGGAAATTTTAAACAATAAAAACTCTGTAAAGATATTGCTACAAACATATTTTGGAGATGTTAGAGATATTTATGTTGATTTAATAAACTTAAATTTTGATGCGATAGGACTTGATTTTATAGAGGGTAAAAAAAGTTTAGAGTTATTAAAAAAATATAATTTTCCAGACAATATTACACTATTTGCAGGAGTAGTAAATGGTAAAAATATTTATAAAAATAACTATGAAAAAACTATAAATTTACTAAAAGAGATACAAAAATATGCAAAAAATGTCGTTATAAACACATCTTGTTCGCTTTTGCATGTGCCTTATACAACGCAAAATGAAACAAATTTAGATGAAAAATACTTAGAACATTTTTCATTTGCGATAGAAAAATTACAAGAGTTAAAAGATTTAAAAGAGATTATCAACTCAAATCAAATATCAAGCCACGCTGCTTTTGTATCAAACAAAAATTTATTTCAAAAAGAGACAAACAGAACAAACCAAAGCGTTCAAAGCAGGATTAAAAATCTTAAAGATAGCGATTTTGTGAGATTACCGGAATTTTCACAAAGAGAAAAATTACAAAAACAATCGTTAAATTTACCACTCTTGCCTACAACCACTATAGGTTCTTTCCCTCAAACACCAGATATTCGCTCAAACCGCTTGGCATATAAAAAGGGAGAAATTTCGGCTCAAAATTATCTAACTTTTCATCAATTAAAAATAAAAGAGTGTATAGAACTACAAGAAGAAATTGGACTTGATGTGTTAGTTCACGGCGAATCTGAAAGAAATGATATGGTTGAGTATTTCGGGCAAAGTTTAGATGGATTTTTATTTACAACAAATGGCTGGGTGCAAAGCTATGGTACTCGTTGTGTTAAACCGCCTCTTATTTGGGGTGATGTAAGCAGAAACAAGCCAATAACTGTCTCATGGGCAAAATATGCTCAAAGTTTAAGCGAAAAATATGTCAAAGGTATGCTAACAGGACCTGTAACGATACTAAACTGGTCTTTTCCAAGAGAAGATATTAGCCTAAAAGATAGCACTCTTCAAATCGCATTAGCAATAAGAGATGAAGTTTTGGATTTAGAAAAAGAAGGAATTAAAATTATCCAAATAGATGAAGCTGCATTAAGAGAAAAACTACCTCTTAGAAAAAGCGATTGGCATAGCGAGTATCTTGATTGGGCAATACCTGCGTTTAATCTAGTCCATAGCGGAGTAAAACCAGAAACTCAAATTCATACACATATGTGTTATAGCGAATTTAGAGATATCATAAAAGAAATAGACGCAATGGATGCAGATGTGATATCATTTGAAGCAGCAAGATCAAATTTAGAGCTACTTGATACATTAAAAAAAGTAAATTTCAAAACTCAAGTAGGTCCTGGTATTTATGATATACATAGCCCAAGAGTGCCTAGTGTTGAAGAGTTAAAAAGTGTGATTACAAAAATATTAGAAAAATTACCAAAAGAAAAAGTTTGGATAAATCCAGATTGCGGATTAAAAACCAGAGGCTATAAAGAAGTAGTGGCTAGTCTTAAAAATTTGGTAAGTGCAACAAAACAAATTAGGGGGTAA